A single region of the Desulfurella sp. genome encodes:
- a CDS encoding sulfurtransferase, translating to MFRKWFLVILATLFFGFFNLAFAKLEVISTDQAAQLISANKDVIVIDTRSEKDYLNGHLPKAINLTNAMLSEKRGEVVGLVPYNRQLEEKLSNFGLKKDATYIVYSGENFDKPHFFLTNATRVAAILYWAGIKDIYYMDGGYEKWIDEKKPIAKGEYRLPKSNFVIERNRTTVFSFLPFVKWALNHENLVQFVDARNYEQFSGQDTKDKRLARFGHLKGAKWVYVANYMQKEKNYWVIKPKAQIEEILKNAGVD from the coding sequence ATGTTTCGTAAGTGGTTTTTGGTTATTTTGGCTACTTTGTTTTTTGGCTTTTTCAATCTGGCATTTGCTAAATTAGAGGTCATTAGCACAGACCAAGCTGCTCAACTTATTAGTGCAAACAAAGATGTTATTGTAATTGATACCAGAAGCGAAAAAGATTATTTAAACGGTCACCTGCCTAAAGCAATTAACTTAACAAATGCTATGTTAAGCGAAAAAAGAGGTGAAGTGGTAGGTTTGGTTCCCTATAACAGGCAACTCGAAGAAAAATTATCAAATTTTGGTTTAAAGAAGGATGCTACCTATATTGTATATTCTGGTGAAAATTTTGATAAACCGCATTTCTTTTTAACAAATGCAACAAGAGTTGCAGCTATTTTGTATTGGGCTGGTATAAAAGATATCTACTACATGGATGGTGGGTATGAAAAATGGATAGATGAGAAAAAGCCAATCGCTAAAGGTGAGTATAGATTGCCTAAATCAAATTTTGTAATTGAAAGAAACAGAACAACAGTTTTTTCTTTTCTCCCATTTGTTAAATGGGCATTGAATCATGAAAATCTTGTCCAATTTGTTGATGCAAGAAATTATGAACAATTTAGCGGGCAGGACACAAAAGATAAAAGGCTAGCAAGATTTGGTCACTTAAAGGGTGCCAAATGGGTTTATGTTGCAAACTATATGCAAAAAGAAAAAAATTATTGGGTTATAAAACCAAAAGCTCAAATAGAAGAAATTCTAAAAAATGCAGGTGTTGATA
- the folP gene encoding dihydropteroate synthase: MKFDLIKIHSKDQAKQLMQNIKADNIGIELMINKTINLSFLIYDCDFYIANIIKQEALSCGIDACVSKDTITAKTAKTDCLVFGDIKRLYKLSNKLKIQNFKDLRDLGEKINNQLDAYFGEFLWKVGEQVFDLKKNYLIMGILNVTPDSFYDGGKYDTVSKALFRCEQILNEKADIVDIGAVSTRPFSETVTLEEEKKRLFPVLEAIKKRFPQVILSVDTFNSSVAKEAFEYDVSIINDISGFTFDEKMSECILDCNYSCVIMHIKGKPKIMQENPMYQNLITEINEFFENAINKLLTNNFDKKKIVLDPGIGFGKTLSHNIDIIKNIESFKIFGRPILVGLSRKSFIGNILNKDVNERLFGTIGANIASYFNGARIFRVHDVAANKEALELAYQLNN; this comes from the coding sequence GTGAAGTTTGATCTAATAAAAATACACTCAAAAGATCAAGCAAAACAATTAATGCAAAATATCAAAGCTGACAATATTGGCATTGAACTAATGATAAACAAAACAATTAACCTTTCTTTTTTAATTTACGATTGTGATTTTTATATAGCAAATATTATAAAACAGGAAGCTCTATCGTGTGGTATTGACGCATGCGTATCTAAAGATACTATTACAGCAAAAACTGCAAAAACTGACTGCTTAGTTTTTGGTGATATAAAAAGACTGTATAAATTATCCAATAAGCTAAAAATTCAAAACTTTAAAGATTTAAGAGATTTGGGCGAAAAAATAAACAATCAATTAGATGCTTATTTTGGTGAATTTTTATGGAAAGTAGGTGAACAAGTCTTTGATCTAAAGAAAAATTATCTTATCATGGGTATACTAAATGTTACACCAGATTCATTTTACGATGGTGGAAAATATGATACTGTAAGCAAGGCTCTATTTAGGTGCGAACAAATATTAAATGAAAAAGCAGACATTGTTGATATTGGTGCTGTATCAACACGACCCTTTAGTGAAACAGTAACACTTGAAGAAGAAAAAAAGCGTTTATTTCCTGTTTTAGAAGCCATTAAAAAAAGATTTCCTCAGGTAATTTTATCTGTTGATACATTCAATTCAAGTGTTGCAAAAGAAGCTTTTGAGTATGATGTTTCAATAATCAATGATATAAGTGGTTTTACTTTTGATGAAAAAATGAGCGAGTGTATATTGGATTGTAATTATTCCTGCGTTATAATGCATATAAAAGGCAAACCAAAAATTATGCAGGAAAACCCAATGTATCAAAATTTAATTACAGAAATAAATGAATTTTTTGAAAACGCTATTAACAAATTACTAACAAATAACTTTGACAAAAAAAAGATTGTGTTGGATCCAGGTATTGGTTTTGGCAAAACACTAAGTCATAATATTGACATAATTAAAAATATAGAAAGTTTTAAAATATTTGGCAGACCTATATTAGTTGGCTTATCAAGAAAAAGCTTTATTGGCAACATTTTAAATAAAGATGTAAATGAAAGATTATTTGGCACAATTGGAGCAAATATTGCAAGTTATTTTAATGGTGCGCGCATCTTTAGAGTACATGATGTTGCTGCAAACAAAGAAGCACTTGAGCTAGCTTATCAGCTAAATAACTAA
- a CDS encoding FeoA family protein: MRLIDSKVLQEVRVVGFESGCRSKERLLQLGIVPGVILKIKRLAPFAGPLIVSIEGSDVVLGRGIAKKIIVEEI, translated from the coding sequence ATGAGACTCATAGATTCAAAGGTTTTACAAGAAGTAAGGGTAGTTGGATTTGAATCCGGTTGTAGATCAAAAGAAAGATTGTTACAGCTTGGCATTGTGCCAGGAGTCATTTTGAAGATAAAACGACTTGCACCATTTGCCGGGCCATTGATTGTTTCAATTGAAGGTAGTGATGTAGTGTTGGGCCGTGGTATTGCAAAAAAAATAATCGTGGAAGAGATATGA
- a CDS encoding Rid family detoxifying hydrolase has translation MKEIIFSENAPKPIGPYSQAIKADGFIFVSGQLGIDSRGNLLSNTKEQTRQVLNNLKSILYSAGSNLEKVVKITIFFTQKDDFSVINEVYSEFFTKEPPARSAICVAALPKDALVEIEAIAQV, from the coding sequence ATGAAAGAAATTATTTTTTCTGAAAATGCACCAAAACCAATTGGACCTTATTCTCAAGCTATAAAAGCAGATGGATTTATCTTTGTTTCTGGTCAACTTGGTATTGATAGTAGGGGTAATTTGTTATCAAATACAAAAGAGCAAACAAGGCAGGTTTTAAATAATTTAAAATCTATTTTGTACTCTGCTGGTTCTAATTTAGAAAAAGTTGTTAAAATTACAATATTTTTCACTCAAAAAGATGATTTTTCTGTAATAAACGAAGTTTATTCTGAATTTTTTACAAAAGAGCCTCCAGCTAGATCAGCTATTTGTGTAGCAGCTTTGCCAAAGGATGCTTTAGTTGAGATAGAAGCAATAGCCCAAGTATAA
- the ftsH gene encoding ATP-dependent zinc metalloprotease FtsH — protein sequence MINYRNIVLWLAIIIATIILFNIFNKSQYSQNQMSYSEFVSSVNSNLIKKVTIKDEKEIYFSINNEQYKTYILPASAQSIIDLLTKHNVKIDILPKEKNTMLDIFLMYWAPMIVFLILFFYFSNQMQKGGKVLSFNKSNAQLITSDKNPITFKDVAGVEEAKEELQEIIEFLKYPKKFIQLGAKIPKGVLLVGPPGTGKTLLAKAVAGEAKVPFYSISGSDFVEMFVGVGASRVRDLFAQAKRSAPCIVFIDEIDAVGRQRGAGIGGGHDEREQTLNQLLVEMDGFQTHESVIIMAATNRPDVLDPALLRPGRFDRRVIVSKSDVRGRLEILKVHTRNIPLAKNVNLEIIAKSTPGFSGADLSNLVNEAVLFAARKNKKEVEMEDFELAKDKVLMGPERKSVIISDEEKEITAYHESGHAIVAKLLPKTDPIHKVTIIPRGMALGVTQQLPEGDKYTYDKEYLINRICVLLGGRVSEEVMLNTITTGAGNDIERATDIARKMVCEWGMSELGPLNYATSKDEVFLGREIATHKNFSEDTARLIDREIKRIIDDAYQTTKNIILQHKSHITKMAQTLLEKEVITSADIDEILKEPQSEV from the coding sequence ATGATAAATTATAGAAATATTGTCCTTTGGCTTGCTATTATCATAGCGACTATTATTTTATTTAATATATTCAATAAGTCTCAATATAGTCAAAACCAAATGAGCTATAGCGAATTTGTTAGTTCTGTTAATTCTAATCTGATTAAAAAAGTTACGATTAAAGACGAAAAAGAAATATATTTTAGTATAAATAATGAACAATATAAAACCTACATTTTACCAGCTAGCGCTCAAAGCATTATTGATTTACTAACAAAACACAATGTAAAAATAGATATCCTACCAAAAGAAAAAAACACGATGCTTGATATATTTTTAATGTATTGGGCTCCAATGATTGTTTTTTTAATATTATTTTTTTACTTTTCAAACCAAATGCAAAAAGGCGGTAAAGTTTTGTCGTTTAACAAAAGCAATGCCCAACTTATAACATCTGATAAAAACCCTATAACTTTTAAAGATGTTGCAGGCGTGGAAGAAGCAAAAGAAGAATTACAGGAAATTATAGAATTTTTAAAATATCCAAAAAAATTTATTCAACTGGGTGCAAAAATACCAAAAGGCGTTTTGCTTGTAGGGCCACCTGGTACTGGCAAAACATTGCTTGCAAAAGCTGTTGCTGGCGAAGCAAAAGTACCATTTTACAGCATAAGCGGATCTGACTTTGTAGAAATGTTTGTAGGTGTTGGTGCAAGCAGAGTTAGGGATTTATTTGCACAGGCGAAACGATCTGCTCCATGCATTGTATTTATTGATGAAATAGACGCTGTGGGTAGACAGCGAGGAGCTGGCATAGGTGGTGGGCACGATGAAAGAGAACAAACGCTAAATCAATTACTTGTAGAAATGGATGGCTTTCAAACGCACGAAAGCGTCATTATAATGGCGGCAACAAATAGACCAGATGTATTAGACCCTGCGCTTCTAAGACCAGGTAGGTTTGATAGAAGGGTAATTGTATCAAAATCTGACGTAAGAGGACGACTTGAGATATTAAAAGTACATACAAGAAACATACCTCTTGCTAAAAATGTAAACTTAGAAATAATAGCCAAATCAACACCTGGATTTTCTGGGGCTGATTTATCAAACCTTGTAAACGAAGCGGTACTCTTTGCTGCCAGAAAAAACAAAAAAGAAGTTGAGATGGAAGATTTTGAGCTGGCAAAAGATAAAGTACTTATGGGACCAGAGAGAAAAAGCGTTATTATTAGCGATGAAGAAAAAGAAATTACAGCATATCATGAGTCTGGACATGCAATTGTAGCTAAACTTTTGCCAAAAACAGATCCAATCCACAAAGTAACTATAATACCGCGAGGCATGGCTCTTGGTGTAACGCAACAGCTTCCTGAAGGCGATAAATACACGTATGATAAAGAGTATTTAATAAACAGAATATGTGTACTCCTAGGTGGTAGAGTATCAGAAGAAGTTATGTTAAATACCATAACTACGGGCGCTGGAAATGATATCGAAAGGGCTACAGATATAGCAAGAAAAATGGTTTGCGAATGGGGTATGAGCGAGCTTGGACCACTAAATTATGCTACAAGCAAAGATGAAGTATTTTTAGGTAGAGAAATTGCGACACACAAAAACTTTAGTGAAGATACGGCTCGTCTTATTGATAGAGAAATCAAAAGGATTATAGATGATGCATATCAAACTACAAAAAATATCATATTGCAACACAAAAGTCATATTACAAAAATGGCTCAGACACTTCTTGAAAAAGAAGTTATAACTTCAGCTGATATAGATGAAATCTTAAAGGAACCACAAAGTGAAGTTTGA
- a CDS encoding ketopantoate reductase C-terminal domain-containing protein has protein sequence MNILIYGSGALGLLMGYFLEKENSVDYIGKNPSQKTYNIKIGSTVNTHTFNIKDKIDKKYDCIILATKSFDVDYAIENILKATKNTPILTVQNGIYTEEVLLSKLDKTLIFPIASLIGATINDNVLDNFMNNGQKIGYFLDKQKAMYFAQNFNKCGLNTMVVDDIMSEKWWKFIFYCSCATINALTGLKSFEKSELEFSSKLSREIVDVFDKPHGIDLDQIADQVIDFASKFKPDVWKASVGEDLRKGKKTEIEYLNGYVVKVAKQIGKNAPYNESLYNIVKILEKTKLFSKLV, from the coding sequence ATGAATATTTTAATTTATGGTAGTGGTGCTTTGGGTTTACTTATGGGATATTTTTTAGAAAAAGAAAACTCTGTTGACTACATAGGCAAAAACCCATCACAAAAAACTTATAATATCAAGATAGGCTCAACTGTTAATACACATACATTTAATATTAAGGACAAAATTGATAAAAAATACGATTGCATTATTCTGGCTACAAAATCTTTTGATGTTGATTATGCAATCGAAAATATTCTAAAAGCCACAAAAAATACACCTATATTAACAGTTCAAAATGGTATTTACACAGAAGAAGTATTGCTATCAAAACTTGATAAAACGCTTATTTTCCCTATTGCAAGTTTAATTGGCGCAACAATAAACGACAATGTGTTAGATAATTTTATGAATAACGGTCAAAAAATAGGTTATTTTTTAGATAAACAAAAGGCTATGTATTTTGCCCAAAATTTTAATAAATGTGGATTAAATACAATGGTTGTTGATGACATAATGAGTGAGAAATGGTGGAAGTTTATATTTTACTGCAGCTGTGCTACTATAAATGCTCTAACTGGCCTTAAAAGCTTCGAAAAAAGCGAGCTTGAATTTTCTTCAAAGCTATCTAGAGAAATTGTTGATGTATTTGACAAACCTCACGGCATAGATTTAGATCAAATTGCCGATCAAGTAATAGATTTTGCAAGCAAATTTAAACCAGATGTATGGAAAGCAAGCGTTGGCGAAGACTTAAGAAAAGGTAAAAAAACAGAAATTGAATACCTAAATGGCTATGTGGTTAAAGTGGCAAAACAAATTGGCAAAAATGCTCCATATAACGAAAGTTTATATAACATTGTAAAAATACTTGAAAAGACAAAACTATTTAGCAAACTTGTTTAG
- the feoB gene encoding ferrous iron transport protein B encodes MKIALIGQPNCGKSTIFNQLAGYKSISANFPGATVSYTIGKFYFQNKSIELVDLPGTYSLSWYDDAEKESVKALATMDFDCIINVLDASTITRGLELTLELISLDKPMVVALNMMDEAKKKGIEIDISKLEDSIGVKVIPVIAKQAKGIKDLINAALTAQKPIKRCIYSKRLESFIENLEQCLKSQATTLILPPKLIAIKAIEGFSACEEIVSWYPKCQDLLETTRVLLNNGAEITKERHALCLDIFEYSAKVKDSKGLPISERIDEILLHPIWGYVSLFLIFIAIFFIVFEGGSPFESLIDKFFSFTDEYLQASIHNAFLLSLTKGAIDGIGAAIGIALPYLVPFFVILSILEDSGYLSRIAFLMDSLMHKIGVHGTSVIPFIMGYGCSVPAVMATRIIRDKREKFISAFLATL; translated from the coding sequence ATGAAAATTGCACTAATAGGCCAACCAAATTGCGGTAAAAGTACAATATTTAATCAGCTTGCAGGGTATAAAAGTATTAGCGCAAATTTTCCAGGTGCTACAGTTTCGTATACTATAGGAAAATTTTACTTTCAAAATAAGTCTATTGAGTTAGTTGATTTGCCTGGTACATACTCATTAAGCTGGTATGATGATGCAGAAAAGGAAAGTGTAAAAGCTTTAGCTACCATGGATTTTGACTGTATTATCAATGTTTTAGATGCATCTACTATTACAAGGGGCTTAGAGTTAACATTAGAGCTCATCTCACTTGATAAGCCCATGGTTGTTGCATTAAATATGATGGATGAGGCCAAAAAGAAAGGTATAGAAATTGACATATCAAAACTTGAAGATTCAATTGGTGTAAAAGTAATTCCAGTAATTGCAAAACAGGCAAAAGGTATCAAAGACTTGATTAATGCAGCCTTAACAGCTCAAAAGCCCATTAAAAGATGCATATATTCAAAAAGACTTGAAAGCTTTATAGAAAATTTAGAGCAATGTCTTAAATCTCAGGCAACTACATTGATTTTGCCTCCAAAGCTTATTGCAATAAAAGCCATTGAAGGTTTTTCTGCATGTGAAGAAATCGTCAGTTGGTATCCAAAGTGTCAAGATTTGCTTGAAACTACAAGGGTTTTATTAAACAATGGCGCTGAAATTACAAAAGAAAGACATGCTTTGTGTCTTGATATTTTTGAATATAGTGCAAAAGTAAAAGACTCAAAAGGTTTGCCAATAAGCGAAAGAATCGATGAAATTTTATTGCACCCTATATGGGGTTATGTAAGTTTATTTTTAATATTTATAGCTATTTTTTTTATAGTATTTGAAGGTGGTTCTCCATTTGAGAGTTTAATTGATAAGTTTTTTTCATTTACAGATGAATATTTGCAAGCAAGCATCCATAATGCATTTTTGCTGTCGCTAACAAAAGGTGCAATTGATGGCATAGGTGCTGCCATTGGTATTGCTTTGCCTTATTTAGTGCCTTTCTTTGTAATACTCAGTATACTTGAAGATAGTGGATACTTATCTCGTATAGCCTTTTTAATGGATTCATTGATGCATAAAATCGGTGTTCATGGAACAAGCGTAATACCTTTTATTATGGGTTATGGGTGTAGTGTACCTGCTGTTATGGCTACGAGGATAATAAGGGACAAAAGGGAGAAATTTATCAGTGCTTTTTTGGCTACACT
- the trpS gene encoding tryptophan--tRNA ligase, translating into MAIVLSGMRPTGKLHLGNLYGALQNWINLQDKYKCYYFVADWHALTTGFSESKEIYNNTLEMIIDWLAFGLDSKKSTLFVQSLVKEHAELFLLLSMITPVGKLERVPSYKDQIAQLGESRTANYGFLGYPVLMSADIIIYKANYVPVGIDQIAHLEFTREIVRSFNNIVQKEVFIEPEPLLSEFPKILGTDGRKMSKSYGNAIYLADSEEETAQKIRTMFTDPRRLRRTDPGVAKECGVFMLHNIFTDQQTCNEIESSCANASIGCTDCKKILNKNLNEKLRPIREKRKQLQENKKNEIIENIRESSKIASQAAKETLNIAKEAIFNNYL; encoded by the coding sequence ATGGCAATAGTTTTAAGTGGAATGAGACCAACTGGAAAGTTACATTTGGGAAATTTATATGGCGCTTTACAAAATTGGATAAATTTACAGGATAAATATAAATGTTATTATTTCGTGGCAGATTGGCATGCACTTACTACAGGTTTTAGTGAGTCAAAAGAAATTTATAATAACACACTTGAAATGATTATAGATTGGCTTGCATTTGGACTCGATTCAAAAAAATCAACTCTGTTTGTGCAATCACTTGTAAAAGAACATGCAGAGCTTTTTTTGCTGCTATCCATGATAACGCCAGTAGGAAAATTAGAACGCGTACCATCTTATAAAGATCAAATTGCCCAGCTTGGTGAAAGTAGAACCGCAAATTATGGCTTTTTGGGATATCCCGTTCTTATGAGCGCAGATATTATTATTTATAAAGCAAACTACGTACCAGTTGGCATAGATCAAATAGCACATTTAGAATTTACAAGAGAAATCGTTAGAAGTTTTAATAATATAGTTCAAAAAGAAGTCTTTATAGAACCAGAACCACTTTTAAGCGAATTCCCAAAGATACTAGGCACTGACGGTCGTAAAATGAGCAAATCATATGGTAATGCAATCTACTTAGCTGATAGCGAGGAAGAAACAGCTCAAAAAATCAGAACAATGTTTACAGATCCACGCAGACTTAGAAGAACCGATCCTGGTGTAGCAAAAGAATGTGGCGTATTTATGCTTCACAATATCTTTACTGACCAACAAACTTGCAATGAAATTGAATCTTCATGCGCAAATGCATCAATTGGTTGCACTGATTGCAAGAAAATACTAAACAAAAACCTTAATGAAAAATTAAGACCAATACGAGAAAAAAGAAAGCAACTCCAAGAAAACAAAAAGAATGAAATTATAGAAAATATTAGAGAATCTAGTAAAATCGCCTCTCAAGCAGCTAAAGAAACACTCAATATTGCTAAAGAAGCGATTTTCAACAATTACTTGTGA
- a CDS encoding nucleoside recognition domain-containing protein: STLVPRAARTTVIMGLVAFFIGPVYAILLYLLNLVVIGIAGTILKKILPGISPEILFDIPPYRTPTLKTTIIKTWYRIKDFVYVAIPLLVGGSIVLSLIDYFNFAKYINYVFAPFMELLGLPVAIGIVLIFGIFKKELTLLMLAQALGLSSISAVSKMLSVEQIFVFTIFVMFYIPCLATISTLYREIRLKGTIVITVSSILIATILAFIAHLIFLVI; the protein is encoded by the coding sequence GTCTACACTTGTTCCACGTGCCGCAAGAACCACAGTAATCATGGGACTTGTAGCATTTTTTATTGGTCCTGTGTATGCAATTTTGCTTTACCTATTAAATCTTGTTGTGATAGGTATTGCTGGAACAATTCTAAAAAAGATATTACCCGGGATTAGTCCTGAGATTTTATTTGATATTCCTCCATATAGAACACCAACATTAAAAACAACAATTATAAAAACATGGTATAGAATAAAAGATTTTGTTTATGTAGCTATACCGCTTTTGGTTGGCGGTAGTATTGTGCTTTCCTTAATTGATTATTTTAATTTTGCAAAATATATAAATTATGTTTTTGCTCCATTTATGGAACTTTTAGGTTTACCTGTTGCTATTGGAATAGTTCTAATTTTTGGTATATTTAAAAAAGAATTAACTCTACTTATGCTTGCACAGGCTTTGGGTTTAAGTTCAATTTCTGCTGTTTCAAAAATGCTTAGCGTTGAACAAATCTTTGTATTTACTATATTTGTTATGTTTTATATACCTTGTTTGGCAACTATTTCTACGCTGTATAGAGAAATTAGGCTTAAAGGCACGATTGTAATTACAGTATCAAGTATACTGATTGCTACGATATTAGCTTTTATTGCTCATTTGATATTCTTAGTTATTTAG
- a CDS encoding site-2 protease family protein, which translates to MDASIILALPVLLLAIVIHEVSHGYIAYLFGDSTAKRAGRLTLNPIAHIDLFGTILLPALLIFVRSPVLFGWAKPVPVNFYALKKPKRDSIFVAIAGPASNILMAIFFAIVSWLLFFAFGNNTSVFLEDVRIMCMYGVQINIIFALFNLLPILPLDGGRVLAGLLPNRLAYQYSKLEPYGMYIVILLLFLGVLNFIIAISNPIVSFLLGG; encoded by the coding sequence TTGGATGCAAGCATAATCCTGGCATTGCCTGTTTTGCTGTTAGCTATAGTAATACATGAAGTTTCTCATGGCTATATAGCATACCTTTTTGGCGATTCCACAGCAAAAAGAGCAGGTAGATTAACACTAAACCCAATAGCCCATATTGATTTATTTGGCACAATACTATTGCCTGCATTATTGATATTTGTTAGATCACCGGTACTATTTGGCTGGGCAAAACCAGTACCAGTAAACTTTTATGCACTAAAAAAACCAAAAAGGGATTCAATATTTGTTGCTATTGCAGGTCCTGCATCAAATATTTTAATGGCAATTTTTTTTGCAATAGTTTCATGGTTATTATTCTTTGCTTTTGGAAATAACACATCTGTTTTTTTAGAAGATGTGCGTATTATGTGTATGTATGGTGTTCAAATTAATATTATTTTTGCATTATTTAATTTACTTCCTATTTTACCCCTTGACGGAGGTAGAGTACTTGCTGGGTTACTTCCAAATAGACTTGCATATCAATATTCAAAATTAGAGCCTTACGGTATGTACATTGTAATATTGCTTCTTTTCCTTGGTGTTTTAAACTTTATAATAGCTATATCAAACCCAATTGTTAGTTTTTTGCTAGGAGGCTAA
- a CDS encoding TlpA disulfide reductase family protein: MDINLHGVNTGNINLLSLKGKVILINIFQTDCPVCQEEVPSLNKLYNYYKNNKNVKIIGISLNSDGLNSFIDYYGIRYPVYTINQSDLSKLGGVAYTPTTILIDKNGNIIERFVGFRDFYFLSTNINILL, encoded by the coding sequence ATGGATATAAATCTACATGGTGTTAACACTGGTAATATAAACCTGCTATCACTAAAAGGTAAAGTTATTTTAATAAATATATTTCAAACGGATTGCCCTGTTTGCCAAGAAGAAGTTCCTTCTTTAAATAAGCTCTATAATTACTACAAAAATAATAAAAATGTTAAAATCATTGGTATAAGTCTAAATTCAGATGGTTTAAATTCATTTATTGATTATTATGGAATCAGATATCCTGTATATACAATAAACCAATCAGATTTGTCAAAACTTGGTGGCGTTGCTTACACTCCCACTACAATTTTAATTGATAAAAACGGCAATATAATAGAAAGATTTGTTGGATTCAGGGATTTTTATTTTTTAAGCACAAATATAAATATACTTCTCTAA
- a CDS encoding patatin-like phospholipase family protein, translating to MKTVSLALSGGAARGYAHIGVIKELVNNGFKINAIAATSMGAVVGAMFAANRLNEYEEWVRNLYKMDIIGLLDFSVGGGLVKTDKLFNVLGQMLGSNILIEDLPVKFCAVSVDIVNKKEVWFDKGDLLFAIKASSAIPSIFYPVEKDGHLYVDGGILNNLPVGALRNTQSDYVIAVDINSNVKTKYDITIQKDEEKQQNLLLKQFNKISKKFKKDQKKQYSIFDIAATSFDIMQNALKSYRLAENKVDILIEIPQDVCKMYDFHKATQLIQIGQIATKNTLELYKEKISI from the coding sequence ATGAAGACAGTTTCACTTGCACTAAGTGGTGGCGCTGCAAGAGGCTATGCCCATATTGGTGTAATAAAAGAATTGGTTAATAATGGTTTTAAAATCAATGCAATAGCAGCTACCTCAATGGGCGCCGTAGTGGGCGCTATGTTTGCAGCAAATAGATTAAACGAATATGAAGAATGGGTTAGAAACCTTTACAAAATGGATATTATTGGTTTACTTGATTTTAGTGTAGGTGGTGGTTTGGTTAAAACAGATAAGCTTTTTAATGTACTTGGGCAAATGCTTGGGTCAAATATTTTAATAGAAGATTTACCAGTTAAATTTTGTGCTGTTAGTGTTGATATTGTAAATAAAAAGGAAGTGTGGTTTGATAAAGGTGATCTACTTTTTGCAATAAAAGCTTCAAGTGCTATACCATCTATTTTTTATCCAGTTGAAAAAGATGGTCATCTGTATGTTGATGGCGGAATACTAAATAATTTACCGGTTGGTGCACTAAGAAACACTCAAAGTGATTATGTTATTGCAGTGGATATAAATTCAAATGTTAAAACTAAGTATGACATAACAATACAAAAAGATGAAGAAAAACAGCAAAATTTGCTATTAAAACAATTTAATAAAATTTCAAAAAAATTTAAAAAAGATCAAAAAAAACAATATTCTATTTTTGATATAGCAGCTACATCATTTGATATAATGCAAAACGCTCTCAAATCTTATAGATTGGCTGAAAACAAAGTAGATATTTTAATAGAAATTCCTCAGGATGTTTGTAAAATGTATGATTTTCACAAAGCCACACAATTGATTCAGATAGGTCAAATTGCTACAAAAAACACTCTCGAACTCTATAAAGAAAAAATAAGTATATAA